GGCGCGACCACAGCACCGCGCGCTGCGCGTCCTGCAGGCTGCCTTCGGCATTGACCCCGGCGACGGTGGCGGTGGCCTTGGCCACGCCGAGCGCGAGCAGTTCATCGACGAGCAGGTATTCCAGGCCCTTGGCGCAGGAGACGAAGAATTTCACGGAAGGCGGACCACAAGGGACAGGAAAGGGCGCCACGGGCACGACGGCCGCAGGGGCCATCCAAGGCACACGACAGACTGCGGGCGGTTGCGCAGCGCCTGCGACGGCATGGCGCGTCGCGGAGGCGCGCGACAGGACGCCCACGCACGCCATCGAAACGCGGCGCAGAATAGCACAGCGGCTCCGGCCGCCCCGGCCGCGCCAAGACGACGACCGATGAGCGCGCGCCCCGACGAGCACGGTCGCCCCCTGCCCCGCCCGCCACGCTCGCCCTCCATGGCCGACCACGACAACGGCGCCGTATCCGCTCACCACGGCGTCAGCCGCCACGCCTCGGCGTCGGCCTGCAAGCGCTGCTGCAGGCGCAATGCGTCGAGAAAGTCCGCATCGTGCGACACCACCAGCAGCGCGCCGGGATACTGCAGCAGCACGGCGCGCAAGGCGTCGCGGGCCTCGCGGTCCAGGTGGTTGTCCGGCTCGTCCAGCAACAGCAGTTCGGCCGGCGGCGTGCGGTAGAAGGCACAGGCCAGCGCGGTCTTCAGCCGCTCGCCGCCGCTGAGCTGGGCGCAGGGTACGCCGATGCGCTGCGCGTCCAGGCCGAGCAGGGCCAGCCGCGTGCGCAAGTCGGCGAGCGCGATGCCGGGCGCGGCGGCCTGCACCTGCGCCAGCGCGGTGGCGTCCGGGTCCAGCGCCGCCAACGACTGGTCCAGGTAGGCGCTGGCGGCGCGCACCCGGCAGGTGCCGGACAGCGCCGCTACCTGCCCGGCCAGCAGCCGCAGCAGGGTCGACTTGCCGCTGCCGTTGGCCCCGACCACGCCGATGCGTGTGCCACCCTGCACCACCAGGTCCAGCGGCTGCCGCGTCGCCGGCGCGAACGGCAGCCGCACTGCCTGCAGCTCGACCAGGCGACGGCTGGCCGCCTCGGCCGACGGCGGCGCGAACAGCGCCACCGGCGCGTCCGGCTGCACATGGCGCGCGGCCTCGGCGATGCGTGCCAGGCTGCGCGCCTGGGTGGCCTGATGGTCGCGCACGCGCTTGCCGGCGCTGTCCTGGCTGCGCTGTTTCTGCCGGCCGAGCAGGATCGGCGCCTGATTGGCCGCGCCGGCCTGCTGCCGCCCGCGCGCACTGCGCCGTTGCTGCCGGTCGTGCTGCGCCTGCCAGGCGGCGTTGTCGCGCGCGTGCTGCAGCTTGTACTGGGCCAGTTCGGCCTGCGCGGCGTCGCGCTCGCGTGCCCGGCACTGCAGGTAGAACGCGTAGTCGCCGCCGTAGTCGCGCAGCCCGCCGGGCGACAGTTCCAGCGTGCGCTGCATGTCCTGCAGCAGCAGCGCATCGTGGCTGATCACCAGCAGGCCGCCCGGCCAGCGCTGCAGCGCCTCGCGCAGGCGCTGCCGCTGCGCCGCGTCCAGGTGCAGGGTCGGCTCGTCCAGGATCAGCGCATCGGCCTCGGCCAGCCAGGCGCCGATCAGCGCCACCCGCATCGCCTCGCCGCCGCTGAGCGTGGTGGCCAGGCGGTGCGGCTCCAGCGCGCCCAGGTCGTGCGCGTGCAGTTGTGCCTGCAGGCGCTGGGCGATGTCCCAGCGCTCGCCGAGCGTGTCGAAATCCGCCGCGTCGGCGCTGCCGGCCTCGATCCGCGCCAACGCCCGCAACGCCGCGCCCACCCCAGCCAGATCGGCGACGGTGGCGTGCGGCGCCGGCGCGATCTGCTGCGGCAAGTAATGCAGGCGACCGTGGCGCACGCAGCGCCCGGCGCTGGGTGTCAGTTCGCCGGCGAGCAGGCGCGCGAACATGCTCTTGCCGACGCCATTGCGGCCCACCAGGCCGGTAGGCCGCGCATCGAGCGCGAAGTGCAGATCGGAAAACAGGGTCCTGCCACCGGGCAGGAGGTACGTCGCGCCGTCCAGCGCAAGCAGCGGATGCGTCATGGGAACCTCCATGGATGCCGGTCGTGCCCGCCGATCGCTCGGCAGGAAGGACAAAGGCCGTCGCGAAGACGGCGGCATCAATGGCGCATCGGCGTAGATCCTCGATGAAGGGGCGGGACGATGCTAGCGCATCCGACCCGCGCCGGGCGAGATCGCGCCGCGCGGCTCAGGGTGCGGACAGGAAGGCCGGGTGGTATTCCACCTCGGCCATCGGCGGCAGACGCTCGCCGAAGGCCAGCGCCTGGAAGGCCTCGACCGGCGCGCCCGGCAGGGTCAACCCCGGTTCCGGGCGGAACCCGAAGCGCGCGTAATACGCCGGATCGCCCAGCACCACGCAGCCGGCAGCGCCCAGCGCCTGCAACTGCGCCAGCGCCTCGCGCACCAGCCGCGCACCCAGGCCCTGGCGCTGGTGGCCCGGCCCCACCGACAGCGGGCCCAGGCCATACCAGCCGCGGCTGCCGTCGGACAGGCTCACCGGCGACACCGCGACGTGGCCGACCACATAGCCCTCGTGCTCGATCACCAGCGACAGGGTCAGCGCGTCGTCCGCGCGCAGCCGTTCGATGATGTCCTGCTCGTCGTGGCGGCTGTGCGCGACGCGGAAGAAGGCGACCAGGGTCAGCGCCTCGATCGCTGCCGCGTCGGCCGGCCGCTCGGCGCGCAACAGCATGGCGTCGGCTGCGCTCACAGGCGCTCCAGCAGCTCGGCGAAGGCCTGCGCCGAGGTCGCCACGTGCTCGCCCAGGCGATGCGTGTCGTCGACCAGCAGCAGCCGCGCCGCGCGCGCCTGCGCCCAGGCGATCACCTCGGCGGCGGGGATCAGTTCGTCGCGCCAGGCGTGCACCACCGAGGTCGGCACCGGCGCCGCGTCCAGCGCCGGCATGTGCCCCATCCGCGTCGGCGGCACCATCAGGAACAGGCCGCGCACCGGCACGTGCAGCGACACCTGCGCGGCGATGTAGGCGCCGAGGCTGGACCCGGCCAGCACCAGCGGCCCGCGCTGCGCCGCCGCCTGTGCCAGTTCCAGCAGGCGCTGCAGGCGCGTCGGCACGTCGCCGAGCGGGCTGATGTCGCGGCGCGCGTCCAGGTCGGTGTAGTCCGGGCGCGAGTGGCTCCAGCCCAGGCGCTCCGCGACCTCGGCCAGCGCGGTCACCTTGATCGCGTCCGGCCCGCTCTCGAAGCCGTGCGACAGAATGCAGTGACCGCGGCTCACAGCGCCACCACCGCATCGCCGAGGCGCAGCGTGCCGCCCTGCACGATGCGCGCGCACAGGCCGCCGTGGCCACGCATGGCGTTGTAGCCGCCCGGGCCCAGCGCCTGCTCCATGCGCGAGCACGGATCGCATGGCGCGATGCCTTCCAGTTCGACCTCGCCGATGCGGAAGCGGCGCCCCTTCAGGGCGATCAGCGGAATGCCGGAGACCACCACGTTGCGCCGCAGGGTCGCCGGCGCCACCGCAGCATGGCCGGCCAGCGCGGCGATCGCCGGCAGGTGTTCGGCCTGGATCAGGGTCACGCCGCGCTTGCCGTTGCGGCCGGCGTAGCGGTCGCCGTGCAGGCCGCCCTCGGTCTGCGCGGTGGCGGCGTCGACTTCGTGCATCGGCACGTCGCGCGCCGGGCGCAGGCCGATCCATTCCACGCGTCCGGCGCGCGGCAGTGTGGCCAGCAGAGTCGCCAGCGGGCTTTCGGAATTCAGGGTCATCGGCGAATGCTAGCATCCGCGCATGTCGCCCACCTCGCCGTTGCCGATCCACGATGCGCCCCTGCCCTACGTCGGCCTGCTGCAGGAGCGTGCGCCGGACAGCATCACGCTGGCGGTGATCCACTGCACCGAGTTGCCGGACCTGGCCAGCGCGCGCCTGTACGGCGAGCGTGTGCTGTATCCATCGGGTACCGGCAACAGCGGCCACTTCTACATCGACCGCGACGGCAGCGTGCATCGCTACGTGCCCGCGGAGCGCATCGCGCATCACGTGCGCGGCTACAACCCGCAGTCGCTGGGCATCGAACTGGTCAACCGCGGGCGCTATCCGCTGTGGCTGGATTCGCGCCACCAGGCGATGCCCGAAGACTACCCCCCGGCGCAGATCCAGGCCCTGATCCGCTTGCTGCAGCAGTTGCGCGCGGAGTTGCCGCAGCTGCGCCACATCGCCGGACACGAGGCGCTGGACCGCAGCCTGGAACCGGCCAGCGACGATCCGACGCGGCAGGTGCAGCGCAAGCTGGATCCGGGACCGCGCTTCCCCTGGCCGCAAGTACTGGAGGCGGTGGCGCTGGCGCCGTATGCGCCGCCCGCTGATCAAGCCTTGTCGTAGGAGCGGCTTCAGCCGCGGCCGGGCATTGCCGATCGCATCGGGTCGCGGCCGATCCCGCAAAGCGACCGAGAACCAACCCAACAAGAGTGCCGCACGCGCTCAATGCGCGCCGACGTAGTTCTTCTCGCCGGCGGTCACCGGCACGTCCAGGCGATTGCCCACCGGCGCCAGCGGACACACCACGTGCGGGGTGAACGCGCACGGCGGGTTCTGCGCCAGGTTGAAGTCCAGCACGATGCGCTCGCCCTGCGGCGCCGGCACGAACAGATAACGAGCGCCGCCATAGCTCTCGCGGCCGCTGGTGCGGTCGGAGAACGGCAGGAACAGGCGCTGGCTGGCGCCGTCGCGCAGGACCTGCAGCTTGTAGCGCCGCCCCCGCAGCACGAACTCGGCGCTGCCGACCAGGGCCAGCGGCTGCGGCGTGCCGATCGAGGTGAGCAGCACCATCGCCTGCGGCGCCGGCACCGGATGCCAGTCGGCCACCACCCGCCACTGCGGATCGATCGGGAAGTAATCGATGCCGCGGAAGCGCGCGCGCGCCGGCGCCTGCGGATCGCGGAAGCGCCAGCCGAACAGGTTGCCGGTGCGCACCACGTAGAACTCCTGCGCCCCCAGCGCCAAGCGGGTCTGGGTGTCGTGCGCCGCGTCCGTCTCCAGGCGGCCACCGGCGAACGACTGGCCGTTCACCTGCACCGTCGCGTCCGCGGCGGGCTGGAAGTGCACGCCCTCCTGCAGATCCACCTGCAGCATGCCCAGATGCGCCGGGCCGGCCGGCAACTGAACGTCGTTGTCCGGTGCGCTGCCGACCCGGTGCACACCACTGTGCAACCGCCCGGAGCCGGTGAAACTCAACCAGCCCGACGGCGCGCGCAACGTCGCCAGGCGCTGCGCACGGTTGCGCTCCACCTCCTCGCGATAATGCGTGGCCGATTGCGCGCGCGGCGAGGCATCGGCGCCATCGGCCGACGTGCGTCGCTCGCCGCAGGACGCCAGGCCCAGCATCAACGCCAGCCCGCAGGCCTCACGCCAGCGCATGGTGCGGCCCCTGTCGCGCGCCATCGTGCATGCGTTCGGTGTGCGCCGCGGCCCTAGCCGACGGCGCGCGGCCGCGCCGGATCGGCGATCCAGCCGCTCCAGGAGCCGGCGTACACGCGCGCGCCGTGCAGGCCGGCATGCTCCAGCGCCAGCAGCAGATGGCAGGCGGTGACGCCGGAACCGCACATCAGCACCACCTCGCGTGGATCGCGCCCCTGCAGCAACGGCTCAAGTTCCGCGCGCAGTTCCTGCGCCGGGCGCAGGCGGCCGTCGCGCAGGTTCTGCGCCAGCGGCCGGTTGAGCGCGCCGGGCACGTGCCCGGGCAGCGGGTCGATCGGCTCCACCTCGCCACGGAAGCGTTCGCCGGGGCGCGCATCCAGCAACCAGCCCGGCGCCTCGTGCAGACGCGCGGCGACCTCCTCGGCAGAGACGATGCGCGCCGCATCGAACGCCTGCGGATACGGCGGCAGCGGCGACGGCGCGGAGGCCGCGTCGGTTTCCGGCAGGCCCAGCCGGCGCCATTCGGCCAGGCCGCCGTCGAGCACGGCGACCCGACGATGGCCGAGCAGGCCCAGCATCCACCACAACCGCGCCGCAGCCATGCTGCCGTCGCCGGCGTCGTAGACCACCACCTGGTGCTGCGGGCCGATGCCCCATTGCCCCAGGGTGCGGGCGAACGCGGCGTCGTCCGGCAACGGGTGCCGGCCCAGGCCGGGACGGCCGAGATCGGACAGATCGGCGTTCAGATCGGCGTAGACCGCGCCGGGCAGGTGCGACTGCGCATAGGCCGCGCGCGCCGCCGCTGCCGCGGCAGGATCGAGCAACGCCGCCGGCACGAACCGCGCATCGACCAGGCGCAGCGCGGGATCGCCGAGCGCGGCGGCCACTGCCGGCGCCTCGACCAGGGTGTGCCATTCGAGGGAAGTTGCGGTCATGCGGCTTGCTCCAGTCGGCGGCGCAGGTTGAGCAGGATCGCCGCGGTCGCGCCCCAGATCCGCTGGCCGGGCCAGCCGTACTCCAGCAC
This genomic stretch from Xanthomonas sacchari harbors:
- a CDS encoding ABC-F family ATP-binding cassette domain-containing protein; translation: MTHPLLALDGATYLLPGGRTLFSDLHFALDARPTGLVGRNGVGKSMFARLLAGELTPSAGRCVRHGRLHYLPQQIAPAPHATVADLAGVGAALRALARIEAGSADAADFDTLGERWDIAQRLQAQLHAHDLGALEPHRLATTLSGGEAMRVALIGAWLAEADALILDEPTLHLDAAQRQRLREALQRWPGGLLVISHDALLLQDMQRTLELSPGGLRDYGGDYAFYLQCRARERDAAQAELAQYKLQHARDNAAWQAQHDRQQRRSARGRQQAGAANQAPILLGRQKQRSQDSAGKRVRDHQATQARSLARIAEAARHVQPDAPVALFAPPSAEAASRRLVELQAVRLPFAPATRQPLDLVVQGGTRIGVVGANGSGKSTLLRLLAGQVAALSGTCRVRAASAYLDQSLAALDPDATALAQVQAAAPGIALADLRTRLALLGLDAQRIGVPCAQLSGGERLKTALACAFYRTPPAELLLLDEPDNHLDREARDALRAVLLQYPGALLVVSHDADFLDALRLQQRLQADAEAWRLTPW
- a CDS encoding GNAT family N-acetyltransferase, encoding MLLRAERPADAAAIEALTLVAFFRVAHSRHDEQDIIERLRADDALTLSLVIEHEGYVVGHVAVSPVSLSDGSRGWYGLGPLSVGPGHQRQGLGARLVREALAQLQALGAAGCVVLGDPAYYARFGFRPEPGLTLPGAPVEAFQALAFGERLPPMAEVEYHPAFLSAP
- a CDS encoding alpha/beta fold hydrolase, with amino-acid sequence MSRGHCILSHGFESGPDAIKVTALAEVAERLGWSHSRPDYTDLDARRDISPLGDVPTRLQRLLELAQAAAQRGPLVLAGSSLGAYIAAQVSLHVPVRGLFLMVPPTRMGHMPALDAAPVPTSVVHAWRDELIPAAEVIAWAQARAARLLLVDDTHRLGEHVATSAQAFAELLERL
- a CDS encoding MOSC domain-containing protein, which produces MTLNSESPLATLLATLPRAGRVEWIGLRPARDVPMHEVDAATAQTEGGLHGDRYAGRNGKRGVTLIQAEHLPAIAALAGHAAVAPATLRRNVVVSGIPLIALKGRRFRIGEVELEGIAPCDPCSRMEQALGPGGYNAMRGHGGLCARIVQGGTLRLGDAVVAL
- a CDS encoding N-acetylmuramoyl-L-alanine amidase; the protein is MSPTSPLPIHDAPLPYVGLLQERAPDSITLAVIHCTELPDLASARLYGERVLYPSGTGNSGHFYIDRDGSVHRYVPAERIAHHVRGYNPQSLGIELVNRGRYPLWLDSRHQAMPEDYPPAQIQALIRLLQQLRAELPQLRHIAGHEALDRSLEPASDDPTRQVQRKLDPGPRFPWPQVLEAVALAPYAPPADQALS
- a CDS encoding DUF1684 domain-containing protein; protein product: MRWREACGLALMLGLASCGERRTSADGADASPRAQSATHYREEVERNRAQRLATLRAPSGWLSFTGSGRLHSGVHRVGSAPDNDVQLPAGPAHLGMLQVDLQEGVHFQPAADATVQVNGQSFAGGRLETDAAHDTQTRLALGAQEFYVVRTGNLFGWRFRDPQAPARARFRGIDYFPIDPQWRVVADWHPVPAPQAMVLLTSIGTPQPLALVGSAEFVLRGRRYKLQVLRDGASQRLFLPFSDRTSGRESYGGARYLFVPAPQGERIVLDFNLAQNPPCAFTPHVVCPLAPVGNRLDVPVTAGEKNYVGAH
- a CDS encoding sulfurtransferase, with the translated sequence MTATSLEWHTLVEAPAVAAALGDPALRLVDARFVPAALLDPAAAAAARAAYAQSHLPGAVYADLNADLSDLGRPGLGRHPLPDDAAFARTLGQWGIGPQHQVVVYDAGDGSMAAARLWWMLGLLGHRRVAVLDGGLAEWRRLGLPETDAASAPSPLPPYPQAFDAARIVSAEEVAARLHEAPGWLLDARPGERFRGEVEPIDPLPGHVPGALNRPLAQNLRDGRLRPAQELRAELEPLLQGRDPREVVLMCGSGVTACHLLLALEHAGLHGARVYAGSWSGWIADPARPRAVG